A stretch of Acidimicrobiales bacterium DNA encodes these proteins:
- a CDS encoding polyribonucleotide nucleotidyltransferase, which produces MADARKEAISVSGPITGTDKTLTFETGKLAQQSQGAVVARIEGTRVLVTANGDSKGRDIDFFPLTVDIEEKSYARGKIPGSFFRREGRPSDDAVLTCRLIDRPLRPSFADGWRNETQVVGTVLGSDDENPYDVMAINGASAALMLSGLPFEGPLGAVRLAFDVEGEWIPHPTFAEIDASTFQMVVAGREVGGDIAIMMVEAGGTEGAWAYYEDGAPKVTEAVIADGLEAAKTWIGESMELQKQLMESAGVREPIEYQAKADYGDDVYAKVEKVGRKRIAEANAIADKAERNAANDEAKDAIVAELSSEFEGREKEIKEAIRSVTKQVIRQRVVNDGIRIDGRAPADLRPVSAEVGLFETAHGTGLFQRGDTQVLNVLTLGMPRMDQLLDTLAPEERKRYMHHYNMPPYANGETGRMGGTKRREVGHGLLAERALLPVVPSKEEWPYTLRLVSEVLASNGSTSMGSVCASSLSLMDGGVPIKAPVAGIAMGLIYEDGKYTTLTDILGAEDAFGDMDFKVAGTEDFITALQLDTKIEGLPADVLAAALDQARDARMAILDVMDEAIAEPRDDVQSSAPKIISFEIPMDKIGEVIGPKGKVINTLTAETGADISVDDDGVVGTVTIGGTDRDAVQEARRRIELILDPPLAEVGKIYQGRVVNITKFGAFVNILPGRDGLVHISKLGGGKRIDKVEDVLSLGDAIEVEVEDIDPQGKVSLRPAGDLPEAEGNGGDDRPRRAPRSDRGDREDRPRRERSERPARRSRSEDDAPSSGGGVATASFEDAFESEVRDEFGDLGPEGGSEGGGGADRNRRPRGGRGRR; this is translated from the coding sequence ATGGCAGACGCACGCAAAGAGGCGATCTCCGTCTCCGGCCCCATCACGGGCACCGACAAGACCCTGACCTTCGAGACGGGCAAGCTCGCCCAGCAGTCGCAGGGCGCCGTCGTCGCCCGCATCGAGGGCACCCGGGTGCTGGTCACCGCCAACGGTGACAGCAAGGGTCGCGACATCGACTTCTTCCCCCTCACCGTCGACATCGAGGAGAAGTCCTACGCCCGCGGCAAGATCCCGGGCTCGTTCTTCCGCCGAGAGGGCCGCCCGAGCGACGACGCTGTCCTCACCTGCCGCCTGATCGACCGCCCGCTGCGGCCGAGCTTCGCCGACGGCTGGCGCAACGAGACGCAGGTCGTGGGCACCGTGCTCGGCTCCGACGACGAGAACCCCTACGACGTCATGGCCATCAACGGCGCGTCGGCAGCCCTGATGCTGTCGGGCCTGCCCTTCGAGGGCCCCCTCGGCGCCGTGCGCCTCGCCTTCGACGTCGAGGGAGAGTGGATCCCCCACCCGACCTTTGCCGAGATCGACGCGTCCACCTTCCAGATGGTCGTGGCCGGCCGCGAGGTCGGCGGCGACATCGCCATCATGATGGTGGAGGCCGGTGGCACCGAGGGTGCCTGGGCCTACTACGAGGACGGCGCCCCCAAGGTCACCGAGGCCGTCATCGCCGACGGCCTCGAGGCGGCCAAGACCTGGATCGGCGAGTCCATGGAGCTGCAGAAGCAGCTCATGGAGTCCGCCGGCGTCCGGGAGCCCATCGAATACCAGGCCAAGGCCGACTACGGCGACGACGTCTACGCCAAGGTCGAGAAGGTCGGCCGCAAGCGCATCGCCGAGGCCAACGCCATCGCCGACAAGGCCGAGCGCAACGCCGCCAACGATGAGGCGAAGGACGCCATCGTCGCTGAGCTGTCCTCGGAGTTCGAGGGTCGCGAGAAGGAGATCAAGGAGGCCATCCGCTCGGTGACCAAGCAGGTCATCCGCCAGCGCGTGGTCAACGACGGCATCCGCATCGACGGTCGAGCCCCGGCCGACCTGCGCCCCGTCTCCGCCGAGGTGGGCCTGTTCGAGACCGCGCATGGCACCGGGCTGTTCCAGCGCGGCGACACCCAGGTCCTCAACGTCCTCACCCTCGGCATGCCCCGCATGGACCAGCTGCTCGACACCCTCGCCCCCGAGGAGCGCAAGCGCTACATGCACCACTACAACATGCCGCCCTACGCCAACGGCGAGACCGGCCGCATGGGTGGCACCAAGCGCCGCGAGGTCGGCCACGGCCTCCTCGCCGAGCGGGCGCTCCTGCCGGTGGTCCCCTCCAAGGAGGAGTGGCCCTACACCCTGCGCCTCGTCTCCGAGGTGCTGGCCTCCAACGGCTCCACCTCCATGGGTTCGGTGTGCGCCAGCTCCCTGTCGCTGATGGACGGCGGCGTGCCGATCAAGGCCCCCGTGGCCGGCATCGCCATGGGCCTCATCTACGAGGACGGCAAGTACACGACGCTGACCGACATCCTCGGCGCCGAGGATGCCTTCGGCGACATGGACTTCAAGGTCGCCGGCACGGAGGACTTCATCACCGCCCTCCAGCTCGACACCAAGATCGAGGGCCTGCCCGCCGACGTGCTGGCCGCCGCCCTCGACCAGGCTCGCGACGCCCGCATGGCCATCCTCGACGTCATGGACGAGGCCATCGCCGAGCCCCGCGACGACGTGCAGAGCAGCGCCCCGAAGATCATCAGCTTCGAGATCCCGATGGACAAGATCGGCGAGGTCATCGGGCCCAAGGGCAAGGTCATCAACACCCTCACCGCCGAGACCGGCGCCGACATCAGCGTCGACGACGACGGCGTGGTGGGCACCGTCACCATCGGTGGCACCGACCGCGATGCCGTGCAGGAGGCCCGTCGCCGGATCGAGCTGATCCTCGACCCGCCGCTGGCCGAGGTGGGCAAGATCTACCAGGGCCGGGTGGTGAACATCACCAAGTTCGGCGCCTTCGTCAACATCCTCCCGGGTCGTGACGGCCTCGTCCACATCTCCAAGCTCGGTGGCGGCAAGCGCATCGACAAGGTGGAGGACGTCCTGAGCCTGGGCGACGCCATCGAGGTCGAGGTCGAGGACATCGACCCGCAGGGCAAGGTGTCCCTGCGCCCTGCCGGCGACCTGCCCGAGGCCGAGGGCAACGGCGGCGACGATCGCCCCCGCCGCGCCCCACGCAGTGACCGTGGCGACCGCGAGGACCGCCCCCGCCGCGAGCGCAGCGAGCGCCCCGCCCGCCGCAGCCGCAGCGAGGACGACGCCCCGAGCAGCGGCGGTGGCGTCGCCACCGCCTCGTTCGAGGACGCGTTCGAGTCCGAGGTCCGAGACGAGTTCGGCGATCTCGGTCCCGAAGGAGGCAGCGAGGGCGGTGGCGGTGCCGACCGCAACCGCCGGCCCCGCGGCGGTCGCGGCCGCCGCTAA
- a CDS encoding alpha/beta hydrolase → MSESDEDRALEVGGGGPLLEGDAERALVPSPRLDRHVLSLDDGHRVQISVAGRGVPLVVVHGYTAEGLLYAQTLSRLVGSGFKVIAIDTAGHGGTEGLREGAGDLKEYAELLGRIVDHLGIRRAVFAGHSMGGRLVTELVANDPERAIAVLLVDAIVGDTWDSMVGLYRVAPPLMGVTGLTLAVDTISTLPVLADRRQALKLLRLWLPVLTHNVRRPLNLVGAAISILRSGPSRWMLDRLADERVPVVVIHGDRDRAVPLRTARDAARRSRGELVVVHGASHSWVLKDPETLPAIIGELLLDTLGLHLRSALARAGVDFGKPAIAEAERALYEPGALIHDLTPAEVYDSGHPVERQPPRYTWTRSVPRHP, encoded by the coding sequence GTGAGCGAGAGCGACGAGGACAGGGCGCTCGAGGTCGGCGGCGGCGGGCCTCTCCTCGAGGGGGACGCCGAGCGAGCGCTCGTCCCGAGCCCCCGCCTCGACCGCCACGTCCTGAGCCTCGACGACGGCCACCGGGTGCAGATCTCGGTGGCCGGCCGGGGCGTGCCATTGGTGGTCGTGCACGGCTACACCGCCGAGGGCCTGCTCTACGCCCAGACCCTCTCGCGACTCGTCGGCAGCGGCTTCAAGGTCATCGCCATCGACACCGCAGGGCACGGCGGGACCGAGGGGTTGCGCGAGGGTGCCGGTGACCTCAAGGAGTACGCCGAGCTGCTCGGGCGCATCGTCGACCACCTCGGCATCAGGCGGGCCGTCTTCGCCGGCCACTCGATGGGCGGGCGCCTGGTCACCGAGCTGGTGGCGAACGACCCGGAGCGGGCCATCGCCGTGCTGCTCGTCGACGCCATCGTGGGTGACACGTGGGACTCGATGGTCGGCCTGTACCGGGTGGCGCCGCCACTCATGGGCGTCACCGGGCTCACCCTGGCCGTCGACACCATCTCCACCCTGCCGGTGCTGGCCGACCGCCGCCAGGCCCTCAAGCTGCTGCGGCTGTGGCTGCCCGTCCTCACCCACAACGTGCGCCGGCCCCTCAACCTCGTCGGCGCGGCCATCTCGATCCTGCGGTCAGGCCCGTCCCGCTGGATGCTGGACCGCCTCGCCGACGAGCGGGTCCCGGTGGTGGTCATCCACGGCGACCGCGACCGGGCCGTGCCGCTGCGCACCGCGAGAGACGCCGCTCGTCGGAGCCGGGGTGAGCTGGTGGTGGTCCACGGGGCCAGCCACTCGTGGGTGCTCAAGGACCCCGAGACGCTGCCTGCCATCATCGGTGAGCTGCTCCTCGACACCTTGGGCCTCCACCTGCGGTCGGCGCTGGCCCGGGCCGGGGTCGACTTCGGCAAGCCGGCCATCGCCGAGGCCGAGCGTGCCCTCTACGAGCCGGGGGCGCTCATCCACGACCTGACCCCGGCGGAGGTCTACGACAGCGGCCACCCGGTCGAGCGCCAGCCGCCCCGCTACACCTGGACCCGTTCGGTGCCGCGGCACCCCTGA
- the rpsO gene encoding 30S ribosomal protein S15, translated as MPEKSATIADHKLHDTDTGSPEVQIALLTERINHLNDHLKSHRHDHHSRRGLLKLVGRRRRLQTYLRNNDVERYRAINARLGLRR; from the coding sequence ATGCCCGAGAAGTCCGCAACGATCGCCGATCACAAGCTCCACGACACCGACACCGGGTCGCCCGAGGTCCAGATAGCGCTCCTCACCGAGCGGATCAACCACCTCAACGACCACCTGAAGTCCCACCGCCACGACCATCACAGCCGTCGAGGCCTGCTGAAGCTCGTTGGCCGCCGCCGTCGCCTGCAGACCTATCTGCGCAACAACGACGTCGAGCGCTACCGGGCCATCAACGCCCGCCTCGGCCTCCGCCGCTAG